A portion of the Spirochaetaceae bacterium genome contains these proteins:
- a CDS encoding transglutaminase-like domain-containing protein, whose amino-acid sequence MHLLFLTRLLVYALAVAMPLVHPAVTVPYDRAGYLVWFALVPLEMLIAYALRHAATGSTPILRRGRLARLSARARVWLRPPHLLAAAGLAVLAAIAFGTGFDSAAWLVAGAGAGAFLLTLLVFGSREYGHTIAAAELFFIGYIYVKMLRFSRASAEISGASSLLTTVILLVAIGGFLLHGIVIYQAAFPNRRPGTGRAEDRRRGRREVTLFASVIVPLIIVLAIILPPDFVEHRIAFNELNELPPSPPVPVDDFSTAPPGGNLRGDQQFEPRDNQGGGGQGDQQQNQQDGEGEGEAGQMPGLVGIPAREWDQRRQPQQPQPQPQPSQGQGQGETDGTGGGSTGEQGQSGGGSGQPNDQNQGETGEEGDGNQDSGDGEGENQQHAVMIIASEHDPVYAADGYFGLFDGVLGFSYSRDEPLNELVYRRLFETWEDPAPPRELGRSPLEHGFFSTIPERVMPYRPLAVEPTVQQRRYHPFDLSYRVVSQVSTAGPPGWRQARPLSDRERARMSDFLEVPLDGEQRARFQAYLDDAVSDAGTDFDKIDQLMRSYADYQYEIGFTDDVSIAHVDNFLFETKAGDCTEFSNTSAILGRMLGVPTRVVTGWLGSESLQTPQHVRGAAILRQSIEPLQEYAVEDLYLITTAHRHSWTQFWLPDFGWIDFETTAHAKPPPPGADANSLDIVIPIIEVEEVPAPRDFVFPWRFALTVLGTLAAAGIAGAYGLRYGREGWLTMRARQADAGGLRALGKLLYMRMASAGCALKPHAHTVQEYARQYPQIGRFAALYTMLRYRTAFDPGERTSTWQELRTQYQSSLKDVRPAGLLPLLRRTLSLRALYY is encoded by the coding sequence GTGCACCTCCTCTTCCTGACCCGCCTGCTGGTGTACGCCCTGGCGGTGGCGATGCCGCTGGTGCACCCCGCGGTCACGGTGCCCTACGACCGCGCCGGCTACCTGGTGTGGTTCGCCCTGGTGCCGCTGGAGATGCTGATCGCCTACGCCCTGCGCCATGCCGCCACCGGCAGCACGCCGATCCTGCGCCGCGGCCGCCTCGCGCGCCTGTCGGCCCGGGCACGGGTCTGGCTGCGCCCGCCCCACCTGCTCGCCGCCGCCGGCCTCGCCGTGCTGGCGGCGATCGCCTTCGGCACCGGCTTCGACAGCGCGGCGTGGCTGGTGGCCGGCGCCGGCGCCGGCGCCTTCCTGCTCACCCTGCTGGTCTTCGGCTCGCGCGAGTACGGCCACACTATCGCCGCCGCCGAGCTGTTCTTCATCGGCTACATCTACGTCAAGATGCTGCGCTTCTCGCGCGCGTCCGCGGAGATCTCGGGCGCCAGCTCGCTGCTCACCACGGTGATCCTGCTGGTCGCCATCGGCGGCTTCCTGCTGCACGGCATCGTGATCTACCAGGCCGCGTTCCCGAACCGGCGCCCGGGCACGGGGCGTGCCGAGGACCGCCGCCGCGGCCGCCGCGAGGTGACCCTGTTCGCGTCGGTCATCGTCCCACTGATTATCGTGCTCGCCATCATCCTGCCGCCCGATTTCGTCGAGCACCGCATCGCCTTCAACGAGCTCAACGAACTGCCGCCGTCGCCGCCGGTGCCGGTCGACGACTTCAGCACCGCGCCGCCGGGCGGCAACCTGCGCGGCGACCAGCAGTTCGAGCCACGCGACAACCAGGGCGGCGGCGGCCAGGGCGACCAGCAGCAGAACCAGCAGGACGGCGAAGGCGAGGGGGAAGCCGGACAGATGCCGGGCCTGGTGGGCATCCCGGCGCGCGAGTGGGACCAGCGCCGGCAGCCGCAGCAGCCGCAGCCACAACCCCAGCCGAGCCAGGGCCAGGGACAGGGGGAAACCGACGGCACCGGCGGCGGCAGCACCGGCGAGCAGGGCCAGTCGGGCGGCGGCTCCGGCCAGCCCAACGACCAGAACCAGGGCGAGACCGGCGAGGAGGGCGACGGCAACCAGGACAGCGGCGACGGCGAGGGCGAGAACCAGCAGCACGCGGTGATGATCATCGCCAGCGAGCACGACCCCGTGTACGCCGCCGACGGCTACTTCGGCCTGTTCGACGGCGTGCTCGGCTTCTCCTACTCGCGCGACGAACCGCTCAACGAACTGGTCTACCGCCGCCTGTTCGAGACCTGGGAGGATCCCGCACCGCCGCGCGAGCTGGGCCGCAGCCCGCTGGAGCACGGATTCTTCTCCACCATCCCGGAGCGGGTCATGCCGTACCGGCCGCTGGCGGTGGAGCCCACCGTGCAGCAGCGCCGCTACCATCCGTTCGACCTCTCCTACCGGGTGGTCTCGCAGGTGAGCACGGCCGGTCCGCCCGGCTGGCGCCAGGCGCGTCCGCTGTCCGACCGCGAGCGCGCGCGCATGAGCGACTTCCTGGAGGTGCCGCTCGACGGCGAGCAACGGGCGCGCTTCCAGGCCTACCTGGACGATGCGGTGAGCGATGCCGGTACCGACTTCGACAAGATCGACCAGCTCATGCGCAGCTATGCCGACTACCAGTACGAGATCGGCTTCACCGACGACGTCTCGATCGCCCACGTCGACAACTTCCTGTTCGAGACCAAGGCCGGCGACTGCACCGAGTTCTCCAACACCTCGGCGATCCTGGGGCGCATGCTCGGCGTTCCGACGCGCGTGGTGACCGGCTGGCTCGGCTCCGAGTCGCTGCAGACCCCGCAGCACGTGCGCGGCGCCGCCATCCTGCGCCAGTCGATCGAGCCGCTGCAGGAGTACGCGGTCGAGGATCTGTACCTGATCACCACCGCGCACCGCCACTCCTGGACGCAGTTCTGGCTGCCCGACTTCGGCTGGATCGACTTCGAGACCACCGCCCACGCCAAGCCGCCGCCGCCCGGCGCCGACGCCAACTCGCTCGACATCGTGATCCCGATCATCGAGGTGGAAGAGGTGCCGGCGCCGCGCGACTTCGTGTTCCCGTGGCGCTTCGCCCTCACCGTGCTGGGCACCCTGGCCGCCGCCGGCATCGCCGGCGCCTACGGCCTGCGCTACGGCCGCGAAGGCTGGCTCACCATGCGCGCGCGGCAGGCCGACGCCGGCGGCCTGCGCGCCCTCGGCAAGCTGCTCTACATGCGCATGGCCAGCGCCGGCTGCGCGCTCAAGCCGCACGCCCACACCGTGCAGGAGTACGCCCGGCAGTATCCCCAGATCGGCCGCTTCGCCGCCCTCTACACCATGCTCCGCTACCGCACCGCCTTCGACCCCGGCGAACGCACCAGCACCTGGCAGGAACTTCGCACCCAATACCAGTCCTCGCTCAAGGACGTGCGCCCGGCCGGCCTCCTCCCCCTCCTCCGCCGCACCCTCAGCCTGCGCGCCCTCTACTACTGA
- a CDS encoding ankyrin repeat domain-containing protein: MSLATFGTASVSAGTCSDWKERSFFREATVEGVVDCLDGGADPNARGRYWTGTRLHAAAEEAQDASIIAALLLAGADPNAVGPYGVTPLSIAVRRGYHVEAWSKPDLGVEIVATLLHFDADPNSRDSNGCTPLHEAAGEPFIHPAIIPNLLHGGAEPDVRGCSRYSTPLHAAIFGANISTIAALLDDGADPNLHDNDGNTPIRNAILSINDPGSAADVVSLLLAADADPNVAGTGHDQRLPLHIAAYYHGDNPRLVVALLNAGADPNATDEFGNLALHIVTDQYYSDWQLADQVAVIDIMIDAGADKDMQNAAGIHPDVEGVRERYRRFGKDTTAR, encoded by the coding sequence TTGTCACTTGCCACGTTTGGTACAGCGTCTGTTTCGGCCGGAACGTGTTCAGATTGGAAAGAGAGGTCTTTTTTTCGGGAGGCTACGGTCGAGGGCGTAGTTGACTGCCTTGATGGTGGTGCTGACCCCAATGCTCGAGGGCGCTACTGGACCGGCACGCGTTTGCATGCTGCGGCCGAGGAAGCGCAAGATGCCTCCATCATCGCTGCGTTGCTCCTCGCTGGTGCTGATCCGAATGCCGTCGGGCCCTACGGCGTTACACCACTGAGCATCGCCGTTCGACGGGGCTACCATGTAGAGGCGTGGAGCAAGCCCGACCTTGGCGTCGAGATTGTCGCGACTCTCCTCCATTTCGATGCGGATCCCAATTCTCGAGATTCAAATGGCTGCACGCCGTTACACGAAGCGGCCGGCGAACCATTTATTCATCCGGCCATTATCCCCAATCTGCTTCACGGAGGTGCCGAGCCAGACGTACGCGGGTGTTCGCGTTACTCGACTCCTCTGCACGCTGCTATATTCGGTGCGAACATCTCAACTATCGCTGCGTTACTTGATGACGGTGCCGATCCTAATCTGCACGACAACGATGGTAACACGCCGATTAGAAACGCCATCCTCAGTATAAATGATCCCGGATCGGCTGCTGACGTCGTGTCACTGTTGCTTGCTGCTGATGCCGATCCGAATGTTGCCGGTACGGGACACGATCAGAGACTCCCCCTACACATCGCTGCTTACTATCATGGGGACAATCCTCGCTTGGTCGTTGCGCTGCTGAACGCTGGCGCTGATCCGAACGCCACCGATGAATTCGGTAACTTGGCGCTCCATATAGTCACCGACCAATACTATTCGGACTGGCAGCTGGCTGACCAAGTGGCTGTAATTGACATCATGATTGACGCTGGGGCGGACAAAGATATGCAGAATGCCGCTGGCATACATCCGGACGTTGAAGGTGTTCGCGAACGGTATCGAAGGTTTGGTAAAGATACAACCGCTCGGTGA